One window of Marinobacterium aestuarii genomic DNA carries:
- a CDS encoding acetyl-CoA carboxylase biotin carboxylase subunit: MFKKLLIANRGEIAVRIVRACAEMGIRSVAIFTEPDRYALHVKRADEAHFAGTDPLAGYLDPRRIVSLAVETGCDAIHPGYGFLSENADFARICAERGVAFVGPNADVISRMGDKTAARSSMISAGIPVTPGSDGNLADLKQALSVAEHVGYPVMLKATSGGGGRGIRRCDNPTELRAQYPRVISEATKAFGSADVFLEKCILDPKHIEVQILADSQGEAIHLFERDCSIQRRNQKLIEIAPSPQLTPEQRAYVGELAVRAARAVNYENAGTVEFLLSNNEVYFMEMNTRVQVEHTITEQITGVDIVREQIRIAAGLPLQYRQQDIQHRGYALQFRINAEDPKNNFLPSFGKITRYYAPGGPGVRTDTAIYTGYTIPPYFDSMCLKLVVWALNWEDALDRGARALADMRLQGVRTTAPYYQEILKCPDFRSGVFTTSFVPNHPELLNYSEKRHPSEIALAIAAAIAAHAGL; encoded by the coding sequence ATGTTCAAAAAGCTGTTGATCGCCAACCGTGGCGAGATTGCCGTCCGAATTGTCAGGGCCTGCGCAGAAATGGGCATCCGCTCGGTTGCAATCTTTACCGAACCCGACCGCTACGCCCTGCACGTCAAGCGTGCCGATGAGGCTCACTTCGCCGGTACGGACCCGCTGGCGGGCTACCTGGATCCGCGCCGCATTGTCAGTCTCGCGGTGGAAACCGGCTGTGACGCCATTCACCCGGGTTACGGTTTCCTGTCCGAAAACGCCGATTTCGCCCGCATCTGCGCCGAGCGCGGCGTTGCCTTTGTCGGCCCCAATGCCGACGTGATCTCCCGCATGGGCGACAAGACCGCTGCGCGCAGCAGCATGATCAGCGCCGGCATTCCCGTCACCCCAGGTTCAGACGGCAACCTGGCCGACCTCAAGCAGGCACTCAGCGTGGCCGAGCACGTCGGCTACCCGGTTATGCTCAAGGCAACCTCCGGCGGCGGTGGCCGTGGCATCCGCCGTTGCGACAACCCAACGGAGCTGCGCGCCCAGTACCCGCGCGTCATTTCCGAAGCCACCAAGGCCTTTGGTTCGGCCGATGTCTTCCTCGAAAAGTGTATCCTGGATCCCAAGCACATTGAGGTGCAGATCCTCGCCGACAGCCAGGGTGAAGCCATTCACCTGTTCGAGCGCGACTGCTCCATCCAGCGGCGCAATCAGAAGCTGATCGAGATCGCCCCCAGCCCACAGCTGACACCGGAGCAGCGCGCCTACGTAGGCGAGCTGGCGGTGCGCGCCGCCCGCGCCGTGAACTACGAAAACGCCGGCACCGTCGAATTCCTGCTGTCGAACAACGAAGTGTATTTCATGGAAATGAATACGCGCGTGCAGGTCGAGCACACCATTACCGAACAGATCACCGGCGTCGACATAGTGCGCGAGCAGATTCGTATCGCCGCCGGATTACCGCTGCAATACCGCCAGCAGGACATTCAGCACCGCGGTTATGCGCTGCAGTTTCGCATCAATGCTGAAGATCCGAAAAACAACTTCCTGCCCAGCTTTGGCAAGATCACCCGCTACTACGCTCCCGGCGGCCCTGGCGTGCGCACCGATACCGCCATCTACACCGGCTACACCATTCCGCCCTACTTCGACTCCATGTGCCTGAAACTGGTGGTCTGGGCACTGAACTGGGAAGACGCTCTGGACCGTGGCGCCCGCGCCCTGGCCGACATGCGTCTGCAGGGGGTGCGCACCACCGCGCCCTATTATCAGGAAATTCTCAAGTGCCCGGATTTTCGCAGCGGCGTGTTCACCACCAGCTTTGTTCCCAACCATCCGGAACTGCTGAACTATTCGGAAAAGCGCCACCCCAGCGAAATCGCCCTGGCCATCGCCGCCGCTATCGCCGCCCATGCCGGACTCTGA
- a CDS encoding LysR family transcriptional regulator translates to MAYSLPQLLNRLSFRQLQVFSTVYRLKGYSRAAAELGLTQPAISAQIRQLEQALGQPLFDYVGKKLYTTAAGDQLASSVRQIFGELEELQMQLSELEGTVSGTLSLAAVSTTQYVVPHLLSGFLKQYPKVEVKMKVVNRAQAIERLAENHDDLVIMGMVPEDRSLTFMPFLDNELIALVPAGHPLGKKKSVPLATFLAQPLLLREQGSGTRRALESFCSEHRLPLNGYMELGSNAAIKHGVLAGLGVAVMPRLSVQLELDNGLLQQAHVTGFPLRRSWCTVYPRSKHLTPVAEAFVAYVRDNLAQIKTQFENLYGPRGPE, encoded by the coding sequence ATGGCTTACTCGCTGCCACAGCTGCTGAACCGGCTTTCATTTCGCCAGCTTCAGGTTTTTTCTACGGTCTATCGTCTGAAAGGCTATAGCCGTGCAGCCGCTGAGCTGGGGCTGACGCAGCCGGCCATCAGTGCCCAGATACGCCAGCTTGAACAGGCTCTGGGGCAACCATTGTTCGATTACGTCGGCAAAAAACTTTATACCACCGCCGCCGGTGATCAGCTGGCGAGCAGCGTACGGCAGATATTTGGCGAGCTGGAGGAGCTGCAGATGCAGTTGTCCGAGCTTGAGGGAACTGTCTCCGGCACCCTCAGTCTGGCGGCGGTCAGTACCACCCAGTATGTGGTGCCCCATCTGCTGTCGGGATTTCTGAAACAGTACCCCAAGGTTGAGGTCAAGATGAAGGTGGTTAACCGTGCCCAGGCCATCGAGCGCTTGGCGGAAAACCACGATGATCTGGTGATCATGGGCATGGTGCCTGAGGATCGCTCCCTCACCTTTATGCCTTTTCTGGATAACGAGCTGATCGCGCTGGTACCGGCGGGGCATCCGCTGGGCAAGAAAAAGTCGGTGCCGCTGGCGACCTTTCTGGCGCAGCCGCTGCTGCTGCGCGAACAGGGTTCCGGCACGCGCCGGGCGCTGGAGTCTTTCTGTTCCGAGCACCGCCTGCCGCTGAATGGCTATATGGAACTGGGCTCCAATGCCGCCATCAAGCACGGTGTGCTGGCGGGGCTGGGGGTGGCGGTGATGCCGCGCCTCAGTGTGCAGCTGGAACTGGATAACGGCCTGCTGCAGCAGGCCCATGTGACCGGCTTTCCGCTGCGTCGATCCTGGTGCACCGTCTATCCGCGCAGCAAACACCTGACGCCGGTGGCGGAGGCCTTTGTGGCCTATGTGCGTGACAATCTGGCCCAGATCAAAACCCAGTTTGAAAACCTCTACGGCCCACGCGGCCCCGAATAG
- a CDS encoding NUDIX hydrolase: MNYCSDCGHSVSQSIPPGDNRPRHVCDRCGTIHYQNPRIIAGCLPVLGDRVLLCKRAIAPRIGYWTLPAGFMENGETTEQAAARETLEEARAKVRIGDLYTVTSIIHANQVQMLYLAELKTPEFGPGEESLEVELFTEDEIPWEDLAFQTIHNALRFYFEDRRNNRFPLRHLELDTPRGRYMAC, translated from the coding sequence TTGAATTATTGCAGCGATTGCGGGCACAGCGTCAGCCAGAGTATTCCGCCGGGGGACAACCGCCCGCGCCATGTATGCGACCGCTGCGGCACCATCCACTACCAGAATCCGCGCATCATCGCCGGCTGCCTGCCGGTGCTGGGTGATCGTGTACTGCTGTGCAAACGGGCCATAGCACCGCGCATTGGTTACTGGACACTGCCGGCCGGCTTTATGGAAAACGGCGAAACCACCGAACAGGCCGCCGCCCGCGAAACCCTTGAAGAAGCCCGCGCCAAGGTCAGGATTGGCGACCTCTACACAGTGACATCCATCATCCATGCCAACCAGGTACAGATGCTGTATCTGGCCGAACTGAAAACACCGGAATTTGGCCCGGGAGAGGAATCTCTGGAGGTCGAGCTGTTTACCGAAGATGAGATTCCCTGGGAGGACCTGGCGTTCCAGACGATTCACAACGCCCTGCGATTCTACTTCGAAGACCGTCGCAACAACCGCTTCCCGCTGCGCCACCTGGAGCTGGACACGCCCAGGGGCAGGTACATGGCCTGCTAA
- a CDS encoding CoA pyrophosphatase yields MLELLRRRLADYRPRRLLSERPNASVLIALTDEVEPHVILTRRASHLSTHRGEVAFPGGKQDDTDPDLLYTALREAQEEIGLEPGLVEVLGPLGQVMSKHQLQVTPWVGIVPQDVMLTPSPAELESLFRVPLSFFMEDRRQRTDIVRFRGMTHYVPAYEYNGYVIWGLTAYMLVELLNVGFDAGIPMKPRPEHEPGGY; encoded by the coding sequence ATGCTTGAGTTGCTGCGCCGCCGCCTGGCCGACTACCGGCCACGTCGCCTCTTATCCGAACGTCCCAATGCCAGTGTGTTGATTGCCCTGACGGATGAGGTTGAGCCACACGTCATCCTCACCCGGCGTGCCTCCCATCTGTCGACCCACCGAGGGGAGGTCGCCTTCCCTGGCGGCAAGCAGGACGATACCGATCCGGACCTGCTCTATACGGCATTGCGCGAAGCGCAGGAGGAAATCGGTCTGGAGCCCGGGCTGGTGGAGGTGCTGGGGCCTTTGGGTCAGGTCATGTCCAAGCATCAGTTACAGGTGACGCCCTGGGTCGGGATAGTGCCGCAGGATGTGATGCTTACGCCCAGCCCTGCGGAGCTTGAGAGTCTTTTCAGGGTGCCTCTGAGTTTCTTTATGGAAGACCGGCGCCAGCGTACCGATATTGTGCGTTTTCGTGGCATGACACACTATGTGCCAGCCTACGAGTACAACGGTTACGTTATCTGGGGCCTGACCGCCTACATGCTGGTGGAGTTGCTGAACGTTGGTTTTGATGCCGGTATCCCGATGAAGCCTCGCCCGGAGCATGAGCCGGGTGGCTATTAA
- a CDS encoding DUF1289 domain-containing protein — translation METIEKERPIRSPCVGACCPGERNLCTGCLRNAMEIAEWGVLDNDEKRAVLALIRRREKGEVC, via the coding sequence ATGGAAACGATTGAGAAAGAGCGCCCGATACGCAGCCCCTGCGTCGGTGCCTGCTGTCCCGGTGAGCGCAATCTGTGCACCGGGTGCCTGCGCAATGCGATGGAGATCGCGGAGTGGGGCGTACTGGATAACGATGAAAAGCGTGCGGTGCTGGCTTTGATCCGGCGGCGTGAAAAGGGCGAAGTCTGTTAG
- a CDS encoding MTH1187 family thiamine-binding protein, with product MNVMIDLCVVPLGVGVSVSPHVAACQRVFQDAGLSHQMHAYGTNVEGEWEAVFAAVRRCHEVLHEMGAPRVSTSMRVGTRTDRDQTMADKISSVEQKLAPAQ from the coding sequence ATGAACGTAATGATCGATCTGTGTGTTGTCCCGCTGGGCGTCGGGGTGTCGGTATCACCCCATGTGGCGGCTTGCCAGCGGGTGTTTCAGGATGCGGGTCTGAGTCATCAGATGCATGCCTATGGCACTAATGTGGAAGGGGAGTGGGAGGCGGTATTTGCCGCTGTACGGCGCTGTCATGAAGTGCTGCACGAAATGGGTGCGCCCCGCGTATCGACCTCAATGCGTGTGGGAACCCGTACCGATCGGGATCAGACCATGGCCGACAAGATCAGCAGCGTAGAGCAGAAGCTGGCGCCGGCGCAGTAG
- a CDS encoding HlyC/CorC family transporter: MEDASISTLVGILIFLIFCSAFFSSSETGMMSLNRYRLRHLVKNKHRGARKASRLLERPDRLIGVILIGNNFVNILASAIATVIAVRLWGDAGIAIATAGLTLIILIFAEVSPKTVAAMFPERIAFPASYVLLPLLKITYPLVWVVNSITNSLLRLFGVKVGEGNNHLLSTEELRTLVHEAGALLPQTNQSMLLGVLELNDVTVSDIMIPRNEVEGIDLDHDLEQLLYQLSHTSHTRLPVYHGDINKAVGTLHMRNLAQLIQQGQVTKTSILQVVREAYFVPESTPLHTQLLNFQNESRRIGLVVDEYGDILGIVTLEDILEEIVGELSAQNKASNQEIHLQEDGSFFIEGTAYIREINKSLGWDLPTDGPKTLNGLITENLESIPDANVCLELNSYRFETLQISDNLIKTARVTRYHSDPHSDEDES; the protein is encoded by the coding sequence TTGGAAGACGCATCGATAAGTACCCTCGTCGGGATTCTCATCTTCCTCATCTTTTGTTCGGCATTTTTCTCCAGCTCTGAAACCGGCATGATGTCGCTCAACCGCTACAGACTGCGGCATCTGGTGAAAAACAAGCACCGCGGCGCCCGCAAGGCCAGCCGCCTGCTGGAAAGGCCCGATCGACTGATTGGCGTCATCCTGATCGGCAACAACTTCGTCAACATCCTCGCCTCCGCCATCGCGACCGTGATCGCTGTACGCCTGTGGGGCGACGCCGGCATCGCCATCGCCACCGCTGGACTGACGCTGATCATCCTGATTTTCGCCGAAGTGTCCCCCAAGACAGTTGCGGCCATGTTCCCCGAACGCATCGCCTTTCCGGCGTCCTATGTGCTGCTGCCACTGCTGAAGATCACCTACCCGCTGGTGTGGGTCGTCAACAGCATCACCAACAGTCTGCTGCGCCTGTTCGGCGTCAAGGTTGGCGAGGGCAACAACCACCTGCTCAGTACCGAAGAACTGCGCACCCTGGTGCACGAGGCCGGCGCTCTGCTGCCACAGACCAATCAGTCGATGCTGCTCGGCGTGCTGGAGCTGAACGATGTCACCGTCAGCGACATCATGATTCCGCGCAACGAAGTTGAAGGCATCGACCTGGATCACGACCTGGAGCAGCTGCTGTACCAGCTGTCCCACACCAGCCATACACGCCTGCCGGTTTACCACGGCGATATCAACAAGGCCGTCGGCACGCTGCACATGCGCAACCTTGCCCAACTGATTCAGCAGGGTCAGGTTACCAAGACCTCCATTTTGCAGGTGGTGCGTGAAGCCTATTTCGTGCCCGAAAGCACACCACTGCATACCCAGCTGCTCAACTTCCAGAATGAAAGCCGCCGCATTGGCCTGGTGGTGGACGAATACGGTGATATTCTCGGTATCGTTACGCTGGAGGACATTCTGGAAGAAATCGTCGGCGAACTGTCAGCCCAGAACAAGGCCAGCAATCAGGAAATCCACCTCCAGGAAGACGGCAGTTTCTTTATCGAAGGCACGGCCTACATTCGCGAGATCAACAAGAGTCTGGGCTGGGACCTGCCCACCGACGGCCCCAAAACCCTCAACGGCCTGATCACCGAAAATCTGGAATCCATTCCGGATGCCAATGTCTGCCTGGAGCTGAACAGCTACCGCTTTGAAACGCTGCAGATCAGTGACAATCTGATCAAGACAGCGCGGGTCACCCGCTATCACTCGGACCCGCACAGCGACGAAGACGAGTCCTGA
- a CDS encoding cytochrome C assembly family protein — MLPTSILVAVLFYLAATLLQWQVLQGQKRPARNLIRGLGLCGITVHALAVYLVVHQGPGLNLGFFSVGSQISWLLAALVLLSSSRQHIDNLFIGVFPLAIISLLTATLDPDTSLQRNYGPGLIAHILLSILAYSIFTLATLQALLLWRQNTALKQHHTRGLVASLPPLQTMERLLFEMLWTGIILLSASLVSGFFFVEDFFAQHLIHKTTLSILAWFVYAILLAGHSLLGWRSLRAIRWTIGGFIALMLAFFGSKLVLEFFLPG, encoded by the coding sequence ATGCTGCCGACGTCGATACTTGTTGCCGTGCTGTTCTACCTGGCTGCAACCCTGTTGCAGTGGCAAGTATTGCAGGGTCAGAAGCGACCCGCACGCAACCTGATCCGCGGGCTGGGGCTGTGCGGCATCACCGTACACGCACTGGCGGTGTATCTGGTGGTACATCAGGGCCCCGGACTCAACCTCGGCTTTTTCAGTGTCGGCAGCCAGATCAGCTGGCTGCTGGCGGCGCTCGTTTTGCTGAGCAGCTCGCGCCAGCATATCGACAACCTGTTTATCGGCGTCTTCCCCCTTGCCATAATTTCCCTGCTCACCGCCACCCTGGACCCGGACACCAGCCTGCAGCGCAATTATGGCCCCGGCCTGATCGCGCACATCCTGCTGTCCATACTGGCCTACAGTATCTTTACGCTGGCAACACTGCAGGCGCTGCTGCTGTGGCGCCAGAATACCGCGCTCAAGCAGCACCATACCCGCGGCCTGGTGGCCAGCCTGCCGCCGCTGCAGACCATGGAGCGCCTGCTGTTTGAAATGCTCTGGACCGGCATCATTCTGCTGTCGGCCTCACTGGTCAGCGGTTTCTTCTTCGTCGAGGATTTCTTTGCCCAGCACCTGATTCACAAAACCACGCTGTCGATTCTGGCCTGGTTTGTCTACGCCATTCTGCTGGCCGGCCACAGCCTGCTGGGCTGGCGCAGCCTGCGTGCCATCCGCTGGACCATCGGCGGTTTCATCGCCCTGATGCTGGCATTCTTCGGCTCAAAACTGGTCTTGGAATTCTTTCTGCCGGGCTAG
- the ffh gene encoding signal recognition particle protein produces the protein MFENLTDRLTKTLKTVTGQAKLTEDNIKGTLREVRMALLEADVALPVVKEFVNSVKDRAVGQEVSKSLTPGQVFVKIVQEELVKIMGEANEKLNLAAQPPAIVLMAGLQGAGKTTSVAKLARTLRERDKKKVLVVSADVYRPAAIKQLEMLASEVAVDFFPSSADQDPVQIALAAIAHAKIQHHDVVLVDTAGRLHVDGDMMDEIKRLHSAINPVETLFVVDAMTGQDAATTAKAFSDVLPLTGVILTKADGDARGGAALSVRYITGKPIKFIGVGEKVDALEAFHPDRVASRILGMGDVLSLIEEAERKIDKDKAEKFAQKIKKGKGFDLEDFRQQIQQMKNMGGMAGMLDKLPGMGQMGQMGQAADAAKAEKGMHQMESIINSMTPGERSNPDVISGSRKRRIALGSGTQIQDVNRLLKQHKQMAKMMKKFSTKGGMAKMMRGMKGMLPPGMGGGGGGFPRM, from the coding sequence ATGTTTGAGAATCTGACAGATCGGCTCACGAAAACGCTCAAGACCGTTACCGGTCAGGCGAAACTCACCGAAGACAACATCAAGGGCACGCTGCGTGAAGTGCGTATGGCGTTGCTGGAGGCAGATGTCGCGCTACCGGTGGTCAAGGAATTCGTTAACAGCGTCAAGGACAGGGCTGTCGGTCAGGAAGTCAGCAAGAGCCTGACGCCGGGCCAGGTGTTCGTCAAGATCGTCCAGGAAGAACTGGTCAAGATCATGGGCGAGGCCAACGAAAAACTTAATCTGGCGGCCCAGCCGCCGGCGATCGTGCTGATGGCGGGCCTGCAGGGCGCGGGCAAGACCACCTCCGTCGCCAAGCTTGCGCGCACGCTGCGCGAGCGCGACAAGAAAAAGGTCCTGGTCGTGTCGGCAGACGTATACCGTCCCGCGGCGATCAAGCAGCTGGAAATGCTGGCCAGCGAAGTGGCGGTGGATTTCTTCCCGTCCAGCGCCGATCAGGACCCGGTGCAGATCGCGCTGGCCGCGATTGCCCACGCCAAAATCCAGCATCACGATGTGGTACTGGTGGATACGGCGGGCCGACTGCATGTCGATGGCGACATGATGGACGAGATCAAGCGTCTGCACAGCGCCATTAACCCGGTGGAAACCCTGTTCGTGGTCGACGCCATGACGGGCCAGGACGCCGCGACCACGGCCAAGGCCTTCAGTGATGTGCTGCCGCTGACCGGTGTGATTCTGACCAAGGCGGACGGCGATGCCCGTGGCGGTGCCGCACTGTCGGTGCGCTATATCACCGGCAAACCGATCAAGTTTATCGGTGTGGGCGAAAAGGTCGACGCACTCGAGGCTTTCCATCCTGATCGTGTTGCGTCGCGCATCCTTGGCATGGGGGACGTGCTGTCCCTGATCGAGGAAGCCGAGCGCAAGATCGACAAGGACAAGGCCGAGAAATTTGCCCAGAAGATCAAGAAGGGCAAGGGTTTTGATCTGGAGGACTTCCGTCAGCAGATTCAGCAGATGAAGAACATGGGCGGCATGGCCGGCATGCTCGACAAACTGCCGGGTATGGGGCAAATGGGCCAGATGGGTCAGGCTGCTGATGCCGCCAAGGCGGAGAAGGGCATGCATCAGATGGAATCGATCATCAATTCCATGACCCCCGGCGAGCGCAGCAATCCCGATGTTATCTCCGGTTCACGCAAGCGTCGTATCGCGCTGGGCTCGGGGACGCAGATTCAGGATGTTAACCGCCTGCTCAAGCAGCACAAGCAGATGGCCAAGATGATGAAGAAATTTTCCACCAAGGGTGGCATGGCCAAAATGATGCGCGGTATGAAGGGCATGTTGCCGCCGGGCATGGGTGGCGGTGGCGGCGGCTTCCCCCGCATGTAA
- the rpsP gene encoding 30S ribosomal protein S16 produces MVTIRLSRGGAKKRPFYHLTVADSRNARDGRFIERVGFFNPVARGQEEGLRVDLERVQYWQEKGASLSERVAQLIKEAKKAAK; encoded by the coding sequence ATGGTAACAATTCGTCTGTCTCGTGGCGGCGCCAAAAAGCGTCCGTTTTATCACCTTACCGTAGCCGATTCTCGCAATGCGCGTGATGGTCGCTTTATTGAGCGCGTTGGTTTCTTCAACCCGGTTGCACGCGGTCAGGAAGAAGGCCTGCGTGTCGATCTGGAGCGTGTTCAGTACTGGCAGGAAAAAGGCGCTAGCCTGTCCGAGCGTGTTGCTCAGCTGATCAAAGAAGCAAAGAAAGCAGCTAAGTAA
- the rimM gene encoding ribosome maturation factor RimM (Essential for efficient processing of 16S rRNA), with product MEDTSSLITLGKITTLYGVKGWVKVHSSTEPMENILNYAPWQLKIGNEIKFVEIESGRVHGKGLVAKLAGVDDRDVARLYCGAEILVERSRLPELEAGEYYWRQLEDLLVYTVSGQLLGKVEHLIATGSNDVLIVRGTEESIDRRERLIPYLPDQVIKEIDLVKGSIRVDWDPEF from the coding sequence ATGGAAGACACAAGTTCTCTTATAACGCTGGGCAAGATTACAACTCTGTACGGCGTCAAAGGTTGGGTAAAGGTTCATTCCAGTACCGAGCCGATGGAAAACATCCTGAACTATGCCCCCTGGCAGCTGAAGATCGGAAACGAAATAAAATTCGTCGAGATTGAAAGTGGCCGGGTTCATGGCAAAGGCCTGGTGGCCAAGCTGGCTGGAGTAGATGATCGGGACGTGGCACGGCTTTACTGCGGTGCTGAAATTCTGGTCGAACGCAGCCGTCTTCCTGAGCTGGAAGCCGGTGAGTACTACTGGAGGCAGCTCGAAGACCTGCTGGTATATACCGTGTCTGGCCAGTTGCTGGGCAAGGTAGAGCACCTGATCGCAACGGGCTCCAACGATGTTTTGATCGTACGGGGCACCGAAGAGAGTATTGATCGCCGCGAGCGTTTGATTCCCTACTTGCCGGATCAGGTGATCAAGGAAATTGATTTGGTTAAGGGTAGCATTCGGGTCGACTGGGATCCGGAGTTTTAG
- the trmD gene encoding tRNA (guanosine(37)-N1)-methyltransferase TrmD has protein sequence MWFGVVTLFPEMFEAVTAYGVTGRAVRNGLIDVRCWNPRDYALDKHRTVDDRPYGGGPGMLMKVQPLRDAIQAARSAAGEGATVIYLSPQGRRLDHAGVCELAARQKLILVAGRYEGIDERLLETEIDEEWSLGDFVLSGGELPSMTLIDAVSRLVPGVLGHQSSAAEDSFSEGLLDCSHYTRPEQFDGMQVPEVLLGGNHEEIRRWRLKQQLGRTWTRRPDLLESLELDREQQTLLNEYIRETQRSDG, from the coding sequence GTGTGGTTTGGTGTAGTCACCCTCTTTCCCGAGATGTTTGAAGCTGTAACGGCTTACGGGGTCACGGGACGGGCGGTGCGCAATGGGCTGATTGATGTCCGGTGCTGGAATCCCAGGGATTATGCTCTGGACAAGCACCGTACTGTCGATGACCGTCCCTATGGGGGCGGTCCTGGCATGCTGATGAAAGTTCAGCCATTGCGGGATGCGATACAGGCTGCGCGCAGCGCTGCTGGCGAAGGAGCGACAGTGATTTATCTGTCGCCCCAGGGGCGTCGGCTGGATCATGCCGGTGTGTGTGAGCTGGCGGCACGGCAGAAGTTGATTTTGGTGGCGGGACGTTACGAAGGTATCGACGAGCGCCTGCTGGAAACCGAAATCGATGAAGAGTGGTCGCTGGGAGACTTTGTCCTCAGTGGCGGCGAATTGCCGAGCATGACGCTGATCGATGCAGTATCCAGGCTAGTGCCCGGTGTACTGGGTCATCAGAGCTCCGCTGCCGAAGACTCCTTTAGCGAGGGGTTGCTGGATTGCTCGCACTACACGAGACCGGAACAGTTTGACGGAATGCAAGTACCCGAGGTGCTGCTAGGCGGCAATCACGAGGAAATCAGGCGCTGGCGCCTGAAACAGCAACTGGGCCGAACCTGGACAAGGCGCCCGGACCTGCTGGAAAGCCTCGAGTTGGATCGCGAGCAGCAGACGTTGTTAAACGAATACATCCGTGAGACCCAGAGGTCCGACGGTTGA
- the rplS gene encoding 50S ribosomal protein L19: MSGKISIIQQIEAEQMGKQIPEFGPGDTVVVQVKVTEGARTRLQAFEGVVIGKRNRGLNSAFTVRKISHGVGVERTFQTFSPTVDSIGVKRRGDVRQAKLYYLRERSGKSARIKEKLG; this comes from the coding sequence ATGAGCGGCAAAATCTCTATCATTCAGCAGATCGAAGCTGAGCAGATGGGTAAGCAGATCCCTGAATTCGGCCCCGGTGATACCGTTGTCGTGCAGGTTAAAGTGACTGAAGGCGCCCGTACGCGTCTGCAGGCGTTTGAAGGTGTTGTGATCGGCAAGCGTAACCGCGGCCTGAACTCTGCCTTCACCGTACGCAAAATCTCCCACGGCGTGGGCGTTGAGCGTACTTTCCAGACCTTCAGCCCGACTGTTGACAGCATTGGTGTCAAGCGTCGCGGTGACGTGCGTCAAGCCAAGCTGTACTACCTGCGCGAGCGCAGCGGCAAGTCTGCACGTATCAAGGAAAAATTGGGCTGA
- a CDS encoding DsbC family protein, whose product MHKSILSALLVLGFSGTLQAAEADAGITEIISQQLMKVDARIPVESVTQAQIPGIYEVVLGTGEVLYSDPKGEYFMLGQLYKLSDDKGFVNLTEARLNTQRVALIEGVDAKDRISFKPEGEVKATIAVFTDVDCPYCRKLHEEVPKLNAMGIQVDYLAFPRAGERSEAFTKMQSVWCSAPDQRAENLSKVKNGETIEAQVCDSPVMDQFALGQKVGVTGTPALVFEDGSLVPGYMPAARLAQMLGLAQ is encoded by the coding sequence ATGCATAAATCTATCCTGAGTGCCCTTCTGGTGCTGGGCTTCAGTGGCACGTTGCAGGCAGCCGAGGCTGATGCCGGGATTACCGAGATCATTTCCCAGCAGTTGATGAAGGTTGATGCCCGTATTCCGGTTGAATCCGTTACCCAGGCGCAAATTCCGGGTATCTATGAAGTGGTTCTGGGTACCGGCGAAGTGCTTTATTCCGACCCCAAAGGCGAGTATTTCATGCTGGGTCAGCTCTACAAGCTGAGTGATGACAAGGGTTTTGTAAACCTGACGGAAGCGCGTCTGAATACCCAGCGGGTTGCTCTTATCGAGGGTGTCGATGCGAAAGATCGCATCTCCTTCAAGCCAGAGGGTGAGGTCAAGGCGACGATAGCCGTGTTTACCGATGTCGATTGCCCCTACTGCCGCAAGCTGCATGAAGAAGTTCCCAAGCTGAATGCCATGGGTATTCAGGTGGATTACCTGGCCTTCCCGCGTGCTGGCGAACGCTCTGAAGCCTTTACCAAGATGCAGTCGGTTTGGTGTTCGGCGCCGGATCAGCGTGCCGAGAACCTCTCCAAGGTTAAAAATGGTGAAACCATCGAGGCTCAGGTTTGCGATTCGCCGGTAATGGATCAGTTCGCACTGGGGCAGAAGGTGGGTGTAACCGGTACGCCTGCGCTGGTCTTTGAAGACGGCAGCCTGGTTCCGGGCTACATGCCGGCGGCGCGTCTGGCTCAGATGCTCGGTCTGGCGCAGTAA